A genome region from Coprococcus phoceensis includes the following:
- a CDS encoding S8 family peptidase → MPQEEICRNRIISENYRDFIVNQLRGNIFDSISSEELCEQSMEYLYKTIYVDGTMADPINFEKYTYNSVPKCFTLIDTEALSQSGILQIQNYPTLGLKGNGVLVGFIDTGIDYENPVFRNIDGSTRILGIWDQSIQDGQPPQNFLYGTEYTKEMIDAALSSDNPKALVPTQDESGHGTFLASVAAGGADVENQFLGAAPESKLAIVKLKPAKKYLKEFYLITEEKECYQENDIMLGMRYLNELANRYDMPLVICIALGSNMGGHNATLPITGLLEMYANIANRAVVIGGGNEANQRHHFYGKAENVNDIKKAEVRVDGGMKGFTMELWTDIPNIVAVSIISPSGERIPRVPIRRGVMEVYRFVFEGTTIFINYKLLVEKSNSELIFFRVKDPAPGIWTIFIEPVELADGVFHMWLPITELLEGEVYFLQSNPDYTITEPGSTVSGMTVGYYNGDDNSIAIRSGRGYTRSEKIKPDFVAPGVNVTGAAMRNQFTERTGSSVAVGITAGAVALMLEWIVYQLGESRIDSIQIRNLLVLGTDCKPGETYPNREWGYGALNLYDAFDAIRRI, encoded by the coding sequence ATGCCGCAGGAAGAGATTTGCAGAAATCGAATCATATCCGAAAATTATCGGGATTTTATTGTGAACCAGCTCAGAGGAAATATATTTGACTCTATTTCTTCAGAAGAACTTTGCGAACAGAGTATGGAATACTTATATAAAACAATCTATGTAGATGGAACGATGGCAGATCCCATTAATTTTGAAAAATATACGTACAATTCGGTGCCGAAGTGCTTTACCCTGATTGATACAGAGGCGTTAAGCCAGTCTGGAATCTTACAGATACAGAATTATCCCACATTGGGACTGAAAGGAAATGGAGTGCTGGTCGGATTTATAGATACCGGAATTGATTATGAAAATCCTGTTTTTCGAAATATTGACGGAAGTACCAGAATTTTGGGAATCTGGGATCAGAGTATTCAGGATGGACAGCCGCCGCAAAACTTTTTGTATGGAACAGAATACACGAAGGAGATGATTGATGCGGCTCTTAGTAGTGATAATCCAAAAGCGCTTGTTCCAACTCAGGATGAAAGCGGGCATGGGACTTTTCTTGCAAGTGTTGCAGCAGGCGGAGCTGATGTGGAAAATCAGTTTTTGGGAGCAGCGCCGGAGTCGAAGCTTGCGATTGTAAAGTTAAAACCGGCAAAAAAATATCTGAAAGAGTTTTACCTGATCACAGAAGAAAAAGAGTGTTATCAGGAAAATGATATCATGCTTGGAATGAGGTATCTGAATGAACTGGCGAATCGATATGATATGCCGCTAGTCATCTGTATTGCACTTGGCTCGAATATGGGAGGACATAATGCGACACTTCCAATCACAGGACTTTTAGAGATGTATGCCAATATAGCAAATCGGGCAGTTGTGATCGGGGGAGGAAACGAAGCGAATCAACGGCACCATTTTTATGGAAAAGCCGAGAATGTAAACGATATCAAAAAGGCAGAAGTCCGTGTGGACGGCGGAATGAAAGGATTTACGATGGAACTGTGGACGGACATCCCCAATATTGTGGCAGTCTCCATTATATCGCCTTCGGGAGAAAGAATTCCACGGGTGCCAATCCGTCGGGGAGTGATGGAGGTATATCGTTTTGTGTTTGAGGGAACGACTATTTTTATCAATTACAAATTACTTGTGGAAAAATCAAATTCGGAATTGATATTTTTTAGAGTAAAAGATCCGGCCCCCGGAATATGGACGATTTTTATAGAGCCTGTGGAGTTGGCAGATGGCGTGTTCCATATGTGGCTTCCGATCACAGAACTTTTGGAAGGAGAAGTTTATTTTCTGCAGTCAAATCCGGATTATACGATCACGGAGCCTGGAAGTACGGTTTCCGGGATGACAGTTGGATATTATAATGGAGATGATAATAGTATTGCTATTCGATCGGGAAGAGGATATACTAGAAGTGAAAAAATCAAACCTGATTTTGTGGCTCCCGGAGTAAATGTAACGGGAGCAGCAATGCGGAATCAATTTACAGAGCGTACAGGTTCCAGTGTTGCTGTCGGGATTACGGCAGGAGCAGTTGCACTTATGCTGGAGTGGATTGTGTACCAGCTCGGGGAGAGCAGGATTGATTCCATACAGATTCGCAATCTTTTAGTTCTGGGAACAGATTGCAAGCCCGGCGAGACATATCCCAACCGAGAGTGGGGATACGGAGCTTTGAATCTATATGATGCATTTGATGCAATCAGGCGTATTTGA
- a CDS encoding SIR2 family NAD-dependent protein deacylase, producing the protein MEKKLQTLKNILDSSRYTVALCGSGILKECGYPGILSLDVAYDIENRYGDSPEYIYSSAYFSTRPEKFFKFYKSEILDKDLEPSETFYALAELEKQEKLQTIISKNSFSLSERAGCKHVYNIYGTIHKNICTHCGKEYPVEFVKTSPSVPLCEECGHIIRPNVKLFGEMLDHEIIAKIADEIAKADVLLLLGTSLESYTYKNYIKYFRGNSIVVVHQNPHYSDVRTNLVFLDTPKNVLPKILER; encoded by the coding sequence ATGGAGAAAAAATTGCAAACATTAAAAAACATATTAGATTCCAGCAGATATACAGTTGCCCTGTGTGGTTCTGGAATCTTAAAAGAATGTGGATATCCGGGCATACTCTCTCTTGACGTCGCCTACGATATCGAGAACAGATACGGCGACTCACCGGAATATATCTATTCCAGCGCTTATTTCAGCACCAGACCGGAAAAGTTTTTTAAGTTTTACAAGTCTGAGATATTAGACAAAGATCTTGAACCAAGCGAAACGTTCTACGCACTTGCCGAACTTGAAAAACAGGAAAAATTGCAGACCATTATTTCTAAAAATAGTTTTTCTCTTTCTGAAAGAGCCGGTTGTAAACATGTATATAATATTTATGGGACCATTCACAAAAACATATGCACACATTGTGGGAAAGAATATCCTGTCGAATTTGTAAAAACATCTCCGTCTGTTCCACTCTGCGAAGAATGCGGGCATATCATCCGTCCAAACGTAAAACTATTCGGAGAAATGCTTGACCATGAGATCATCGCTAAAATTGCTGACGAAATTGCGAAAGCTGATGTGCTGCTGCTTCTTGGAACCTCATTGGAATCCTATACATATAAAAACTATATCAAATACTTCCGTGGGAACTCCATTGTAGTGGTTCACCAGAATCCTCATTATTCAGACGTAAGAACGAATCTTGTTTTCCTAGATACTCCGAAAAATGTTCTTCCAAAGATTTTAGAGCGCTAA
- the lspA gene encoding signal peptidase II produces MLAVILTLLIGTLCGIDLYLKSYIETHYKEGEEKKILGDTISVRKVHNKGMALNKGEEHPKRVRMLSGIVTALLVLYYVFLFRKKGGWMRKKGIALAIAGGVSNTYDRFVRKYVVDYFGFCTEWKKFEKITFNLGDMFIFLGSILVVISEIFSKKR; encoded by the coding sequence ATGCTTGCTGTAATTTTGACGCTTTTGATAGGAACCTTATGTGGGATTGATTTATATTTGAAGTCATACATTGAGACTCATTACAAAGAGGGGGAAGAAAAGAAGATTCTCGGTGACACAATCTCAGTTCGAAAAGTGCATAACAAAGGGATGGCGCTGAATAAGGGAGAAGAACATCCAAAAAGAGTGCGAATGCTATCGGGGATTGTGACTGCGTTGCTCGTGTTGTATTATGTTTTTCTGTTTCGGAAGAAAGGCGGATGGATGCGCAAAAAGGGAATTGCACTTGCCATTGCAGGAGGAGTGAGCAATACTTACGATAGATTTGTGCGAAAATATGTAGTGGACTATTTCGGATTTTGCACGGAGTGGAAAAAATTCGAAAAGATCACGTTTAACTTGGGAGATATGTTTATCTTTCTTGGCAGTATTTTAGTTGTGATATCTGAGATTTTTTCAAAAAAGCGATAA
- a CDS encoding cold-shock protein has product MNTGTVKWFDSQKGFGFITNEQSGKDIFVHFSGIALNGFKTLEEGQQVSFDTTQGPRGEQAVNVNYIM; this is encoded by the coding sequence ATGAATACAGGTACAGTAAAATGGTTTGACTCACAAAAAGGATTTGGATTTATCACCAATGAACAAAGCGGAAAGGATATCTTTGTACACTTCTCCGGAATTGCTCTCAATGGATTTAAGACTTTGGAAGAGGGACAGCAAGTCTCCTTTGACACTACTCAAGGACCAAGAGGGGAACAGGCAGTTAATGTAAACTATATAATGTAA
- a CDS encoding zinc ribbon domain-containing protein, with translation MGDFFEDLGKRITETAGAVTKKTEEVVETQKIKSQIRVEERNKERDLQHLGKLVYDRFQKGEVIDTVFVELCEAVAQHEDAVQSYLKELAQLKGMELCKNCKGELESDMAYCPKCGTKVEEEIHFDTEEAEETTADEGVDDSAMQTVEETETVSEEEV, from the coding sequence ATGGGAGACTTTTTTGAAGATTTAGGAAAACGAATTACAGAAACAGCAGGAGCAGTGACGAAAAAGACAGAAGAAGTTGTTGAGACACAGAAAATAAAAAGCCAGATCAGAGTGGAAGAACGAAATAAAGAAAGAGATCTGCAGCATCTTGGAAAGCTGGTTTATGACCGTTTCCAGAAAGGGGAAGTGATTGATACAGTATTTGTGGAGCTGTGCGAGGCTGTTGCACAACATGAAGACGCAGTTCAGTCCTATTTAAAAGAACTTGCGCAATTGAAGGGAATGGAACTTTGCAAGAACTGCAAAGGCGAATTGGAATCTGATATGGCATACTGTCCAAAATGTGGAACAAAAGTAGAAGAAGAGATACACTTTGACACAGAAGAAGCAGAAGAGACGACAGCAGATGAGGGGGTAGATGACTCAGCCATGCAGACAGTAGAGGAGACAGAGACGGTTTCAGAAGAGGAAGTATAG